In the genome of Fulvivirga maritima, one region contains:
- a CDS encoding glycosyltransferase: protein MSLKNDSTSEKILTEISWEVCNQVGGIYTVIRSKAPVMTEEWKDHYCLIGPYVPVNAATDFEPFEDTESIIGRAVHACRAKGFEVYHGRWLVSGRPQTVLFHTHSVMHDLGNIKYYYWKNHHIEFTKYDPLLDEVMAFGYMVYHFMSELARECMEAEVDLLAHFHEWMAGLAIPEMRRMQMPVKTIFTTHATLLGRYLAMNDQDFYNHLPFLDWEYEAKHFDIETNVKLERACVHGAHIFTTVSEVTGRECAYLLGRSPDHILPNGLNIERFNVVHEVHNLHHEHKKVLEQFIMSHFFQSYSWDLSKTLYFFTSGRFEYLNKGYDLTLEALARLNWKLKENHVPMTVVMFFITKQPAYSINPDVLNSRAMLDKVAQNCDAIVSQIKEKLFVHAASSMKDHRLPDLNDLVDDYWKLRYRRTIQSWKSGKLPSIVTHNIMEDASDPILNYLRSANLVNNQDDKVKVVYHPDFVSSTNPLFGMEYGEFVRACHLGIFPSYYEPWGYTPVECLARGVSAVTSDLSGFGDYIKNVPLGDEDHGVFVVERANKSFECAAENLANILYNFVVKTSRMRIEMRTKSEDLSEYFDWSNLYAEYKKAYDMAEQSYFVNA, encoded by the coding sequence ATGAGTCTTAAAAATGATTCCACCTCTGAAAAGATTTTAACCGAAATATCTTGGGAAGTATGCAATCAGGTGGGCGGAATTTATACAGTTATTCGTTCTAAGGCTCCTGTTATGACTGAAGAATGGAAAGACCATTATTGTCTTATCGGGCCCTATGTGCCGGTAAATGCTGCTACCGACTTTGAACCTTTTGAAGATACAGAATCCATAATAGGCCGGGCAGTGCATGCTTGCCGTGCTAAGGGGTTTGAAGTGTACCATGGCCGCTGGTTAGTCTCTGGCAGGCCGCAGACCGTGCTTTTTCATACGCATAGCGTGATGCACGATCTGGGTAATATAAAATACTACTATTGGAAAAATCATCATATAGAGTTTACTAAATATGATCCTTTGCTGGATGAAGTGATGGCTTTTGGCTATATGGTTTACCATTTTATGTCAGAGCTGGCGCGTGAGTGTATGGAAGCAGAGGTAGACCTGCTGGCTCACTTTCATGAGTGGATGGCTGGGCTGGCAATACCGGAAATGCGCAGGATGCAGATGCCTGTAAAAACCATATTTACAACTCATGCTACCTTACTGGGGCGCTATCTGGCTATGAATGATCAAGACTTCTATAACCATTTACCATTTTTGGATTGGGAATATGAGGCCAAGCATTTTGACATTGAAACTAATGTGAAGCTGGAAAGAGCTTGCGTACACGGAGCTCATATATTTACCACAGTAAGTGAAGTGACAGGCCGGGAATGTGCCTATCTTTTGGGCCGTAGTCCTGATCATATTTTGCCTAACGGGCTTAATATAGAACGCTTCAACGTAGTGCATGAAGTGCATAACCTGCATCATGAGCATAAAAAGGTGCTGGAGCAGTTTATTATGAGTCACTTTTTCCAGAGTTATTCGTGGGATCTTAGCAAAACGCTATATTTCTTTACTTCAGGTAGGTTCGAATACCTCAACAAAGGTTATGACCTTACGCTGGAAGCACTGGCAAGGCTTAACTGGAAGCTGAAGGAAAACCATGTACCTATGACGGTAGTGATGTTTTTTATCACTAAACAGCCCGCTTATTCTATTAACCCTGATGTGCTTAACTCCAGGGCTATGCTAGATAAGGTAGCTCAAAACTGTGACGCCATAGTAAGCCAAATCAAAGAAAAGCTGTTTGTGCATGCTGCCAGCAGTATGAAAGATCACCGCTTACCAGACCTTAATGACCTGGTTGATGACTATTGGAAACTGAGGTATAGAAGAACAATACAGTCTTGGAAATCAGGTAAGTTGCCCAGCATAGTGACACATAACATTATGGAGGATGCCTCAGATCCTATACTTAACTATCTGAGAAGTGCTAACCTGGTTAATAATCAAGATGATAAGGTGAAGGTGGTTTACCATCCTGACTTTGTCTCATCTACCAATCCATTGTTTGGTATGGAATACGGTGAGTTTGTTAGAGCTTGCCATCTGGGTATTTTCCCCAGCTACTATGAACCATGGGGCTATACGCCTGTAGAGTGCCTTGCAAGGGGTGTTTCTGCAGTTACTTCTGATTTGTCTGGCTTTGGTGATTATATAAAAAACGTACCTTTAGGAGATGAGGATCATGGAGTGTTTGTAGTAGAAAGAGCGAATAAGAGCTTTGAATGTGCTGCTGAGAATCTTGCCAATATACTTTACAATTTTGTGGTGAAAACCAGCCGCATGCGTATAGAAATGAGAACCAAGTCAGAAGACCTCTCGGAGTACTTTGATTGGAGTAACCTTTATGCAGAATATAAAAAAGCTTACGATATGGCTGAACAAAGCTACTTCGTAAATGCTTAA
- a CDS encoding DUF4301 family protein, with protein MITEELKHDVEKQGIPFDKVEEQIENFKNGFPYLDIQASATIEDGILQLTDSKLSHYLGQYEQDASSKKIVKFVPASGAASRMFKSLFAFLESDDDDIENDDFVKKFITELSSFAFYDELDNTLKKNGSSIEKALERKDYKSIVHALLDPEEGMGYGELPKGLLKFHKYDDEVRTPVQEHFVEGAEYAVGKDNTVYLHFTVSPEHQERFEQHVNEIKKGFEAKYGVSFVISFSQQKRSTDTIAVNMDNSPFIEEDGSILFRPAGHGALLENLNDIDADLIFIKNIDNVVPDRIKKSTTGYKKAIAGVLLDVQSKVFEALEKLDAGVNEDLLESLGQLFEGQLNIKRPDGFTEFSLQEKVSYYRNKLDRPIRVCGMVENTGEPGGGPFWVKDEDGSLALQIGETAQLNLDEPKYEKIFKESSHFNPTDLVCGVRNYKGEKFDLLKYRDPKTGFITKKSKNGKELKAQELPGLWNGSMADWNTILVEVPLITFNPVKTINDLLREQHQ; from the coding sequence ATGATTACAGAAGAACTCAAGCATGATGTTGAAAAACAAGGAATACCTTTTGATAAAGTAGAGGAACAAATAGAAAACTTCAAAAACGGATTTCCTTATCTTGATATCCAGGCTTCTGCAACCATTGAAGACGGAATCTTACAATTAACGGATTCTAAGCTATCTCATTATCTAGGCCAATACGAACAAGACGCATCATCTAAAAAGATCGTTAAGTTTGTGCCTGCCAGCGGTGCTGCCAGTAGAATGTTCAAAAGCCTGTTTGCCTTTCTGGAGTCTGATGACGATGATATTGAGAATGACGATTTTGTGAAGAAATTTATAACTGAGCTTTCTTCATTTGCTTTTTATGATGAGTTAGATAACACACTTAAAAAGAATGGATCTAGCATAGAGAAAGCTTTAGAGCGTAAAGATTATAAGAGCATAGTACATGCTTTACTAGATCCTGAAGAAGGAATGGGCTACGGAGAATTACCCAAAGGACTATTGAAATTTCATAAGTATGATGATGAGGTAAGAACTCCTGTTCAAGAACATTTTGTAGAAGGAGCTGAATATGCCGTAGGTAAAGATAATACGGTTTATTTACATTTTACTGTATCTCCTGAGCATCAGGAGCGGTTCGAGCAGCATGTTAATGAAATAAAGAAAGGCTTCGAAGCGAAGTATGGTGTGAGCTTTGTAATAAGCTTTAGCCAGCAAAAAAGGTCAACGGATACCATAGCGGTAAACATGGATAATTCGCCTTTTATTGAAGAGGATGGCAGCATCCTATTCCGTCCGGCCGGACACGGAGCTTTGTTAGAAAATCTGAATGATATTGACGCCGATCTTATCTTTATTAAGAATATTGATAATGTAGTTCCTGATAGAATTAAGAAGTCAACTACAGGTTATAAAAAGGCCATTGCTGGCGTACTATTAGACGTGCAGAGTAAGGTGTTTGAAGCTTTAGAAAAGCTTGATGCCGGCGTGAATGAAGATCTGCTTGAGTCTTTAGGTCAATTATTTGAAGGCCAATTGAATATTAAAAGACCTGATGGTTTTACAGAGTTTTCTCTGCAAGAAAAGGTAAGCTATTATAGAAACAAGCTCGACAGACCCATTCGTGTTTGCGGTATGGTAGAAAATACCGGAGAGCCCGGCGGGGGACCTTTCTGGGTGAAAGACGAAGATGGATCTTTAGCTTTACAGATAGGAGAGACCGCCCAGTTGAACCTTGATGAGCCTAAATATGAGAAAATATTCAAGGAATCATCGCACTTTAATCCTACTGACCTGGTATGCGGCGTAAGAAATTACAAAGGCGAGAAATTTGATTTATTAAAATACAGAGATCCTAAAACAGGATTTATTACCAAGAAGTCTAAGAACGGAAAAGAGTTAAAAGCTCAAGAGTTACCGGGCTTATGGAATGGTTCTATGGCCGATTGGAATACTATTTTGGTAGAAGTGCCGTTAATTACTTTTAATCCTGTTAAAACGATTAACGACCTGCTAAGAGAACAACATCAATAA
- a CDS encoding DUF6268 family outer membrane beta-barrel protein, with translation MKKTKAIKFYLLLAVLTSATISRAQEREPFVFSYSYFPLEADNDYIQQIQAKILLPVIVNEKYIFGTGVGFLQEDIHSTEINFNDKLYSVGIPLLYQYRFNKASSLQLIGNISINSQFDDVVFDDAVYIAGASYTKQYSEKLKLGYGIIYIHQFFGNQIVPIINVNYKPNNKWNISGRFPANMKGIYSINEKHSIGLEWMWLANSFRLDNLVYEEAYVKNKNAMAELFYRLRLWKSSVLQIGKGYNNKFYEVYTEESNQLNLFTKPLNQNLTPIQEFENKGLFFNIGVHYIIF, from the coding sequence ATGAAAAAAACAAAAGCAATTAAGTTCTATTTGTTGTTAGCAGTATTAACATCAGCCACTATTTCAAGGGCCCAGGAAAGAGAACCTTTCGTATTTAGTTATAGCTATTTTCCCCTGGAGGCGGATAATGATTATATACAGCAAATACAAGCCAAAATACTATTGCCCGTAATAGTTAATGAAAAATACATTTTTGGCACTGGCGTAGGTTTTTTACAAGAAGATATTCATAGCACCGAAATTAATTTTAACGATAAACTATACTCGGTAGGCATTCCCCTACTCTACCAGTACCGCTTCAACAAAGCTAGTAGCCTGCAATTAATAGGTAATATTAGCATCAACTCACAGTTTGATGATGTAGTATTTGATGATGCTGTCTACATAGCAGGGGCCAGTTATACAAAACAGTATTCCGAAAAATTAAAATTAGGATATGGAATAATATACATACATCAATTCTTTGGTAATCAAATAGTTCCAATTATCAACGTTAATTATAAGCCCAATAACAAGTGGAATATTTCTGGCCGATTTCCTGCTAACATGAAAGGAATTTACTCTATTAATGAAAAACATTCTATCGGGTTAGAATGGATGTGGCTGGCCAACAGTTTTCGATTAGACAATTTGGTATACGAAGAGGCTTATGTTAAAAATAAAAATGCTATGGCAGAGTTATTTTATCGCCTCAGATTATGGAAATCATCCGTTTTGCAAATAGGAAAAGGTTATAATAATAAATTTTACGAAGTATACACAGAAGAATCGAATCAATTAAACCTATTTACCAAACCTCTAAACCAAAACCTAACTCCTATCCAAGAATTCGAGAATAAAGGATTGTTCTTTAACATAGGAGTCCACTATATTATATTCTAA
- a CDS encoding efflux RND transporter permease subunit — MNIPQFFIKHWQFTVCIFLLIVFWGVKSFLEMSKTEDPLFPVPIYQVAAIYPGASPEDLEQQVVKPLESALGSLEDVNQIKTKINDGIATIQVTFLQNVDVDKKYDEVIREVNQEQVDFPEGVTDVQVIQGSTTNVNIVQYALTTENKSYKELEVFAEQLKSSLEGASGIQEVNIHANPEQQIKVTVDMHKMEAYQLTLSQVSNAIASEATRIPGGYVDVSSNRYNIKTTGDYESVEAIKNTIINSNAGQQVYLKDIARITEGYEDVSYYARYNGKKAIFITANQLENTNIFNVNDNIEEKMSHYYDSNNDIEVIKIFDQSKSVSHRLNGLYRDFIIAIVLVLFTLLPLGLRASYVVMFTVPTSIFIGITLLHLTGFSLNQFSIVGLVIALGLLVDDSIIVVENIVAKLRKGKSKLEASIEGTNQLMGAIISVTICILLSFLPLMILDGSTGDFIRSLPMAVVYTMCGSFFVSITLTPLISKYILKEDLGDNKFYRWVMRLNEGPFLTVLHKCLKYPKSTLVIAAGLIFIGFLLIKVIGVTFFPTAEKPQFYVDITLPKEKNIATTDSVVHYVEDHLKNYPEITSVASNIGKGNPKIYYNVGQEPQKANFAEVFCEVDEYHKDDFNEMIVNIRKDFAQYPAADIEIREFMQGPPITDPIEIRILGENIDTLQMLSAKVAGLMKETEGTLYVNNPMGETKTDLKIEVDNDKAAALGVTYAEIAKTIRMAFNGIPVADIMGTNGIDYNPKIMVQLNPEEVEDFSAFEHIRVSSLSGELVPFKAVCNWHFENAPPEIQHYNRSKSVTVTSSTDEGYLTSKVNAKILEKIKAMDWPAHYSYEVGGEQEKQKESFGGLATNMLIAIFAIAAVLILAFHGIKGTLIVASAIPLGMFGAVVALWIFGYSLSFTAFIGMVTLVGLEVKNTIIIVDFTNQMRAAGHSIDEAIELAREERFTPIFLTTLTAVFALIPLVIERSDFFSPLALVLIGGLLSSLFLTRFVEPVLYKLLMK, encoded by the coding sequence ATGAACATACCTCAATTCTTTATAAAGCACTGGCAGTTTACGGTCTGTATTTTTCTACTCATTGTATTTTGGGGAGTAAAATCGTTTCTGGAAATGTCCAAAACAGAGGATCCATTATTTCCGGTTCCTATCTATCAGGTGGCAGCCATCTACCCGGGTGCCAGTCCAGAGGATTTGGAACAGCAGGTAGTAAAACCTTTGGAGTCAGCCTTGGGATCGTTAGAAGATGTGAACCAAATCAAAACCAAAATAAATGATGGTATAGCCACCATTCAGGTGACCTTTCTGCAAAATGTAGACGTAGACAAGAAATACGATGAAGTTATAAGAGAAGTAAACCAGGAGCAGGTAGATTTTCCTGAAGGGGTTACTGATGTACAGGTTATTCAAGGCTCTACCACTAATGTGAATATTGTGCAATATGCTCTGACTACAGAAAATAAAAGTTACAAAGAACTGGAAGTTTTTGCTGAGCAACTTAAGAGTAGCCTTGAAGGTGCCTCTGGTATACAGGAGGTTAATATTCACGCCAACCCGGAGCAACAGATAAAAGTAACTGTGGATATGCATAAAATGGAGGCTTATCAGCTCACCCTGTCGCAGGTTTCCAATGCCATTGCCAGTGAAGCCACGCGTATTCCGGGTGGTTATGTAGACGTTTCATCTAACCGTTATAATATAAAAACCACGGGAGATTATGAATCTGTAGAAGCTATTAAGAATACCATTATTAATAGCAATGCTGGTCAGCAGGTATATTTGAAAGACATTGCCAGGATTACAGAAGGTTATGAAGACGTGAGCTATTACGCCAGGTATAATGGGAAAAAGGCCATTTTCATCACCGCAAATCAGCTTGAAAACACCAATATCTTCAATGTAAATGATAACATAGAAGAAAAAATGAGTCACTATTATGATTCAAATAATGACATAGAAGTAATAAAAATATTTGATCAAAGCAAAAGTGTATCTCATAGGCTAAATGGCTTATACAGAGATTTTATCATAGCTATAGTATTAGTATTATTTACACTTTTACCATTAGGATTACGGGCCTCTTATGTAGTGATGTTCACTGTGCCTACCTCCATTTTTATTGGTATTACACTATTGCACCTTACAGGCTTTTCATTAAATCAGTTTTCTATTGTAGGATTAGTAATTGCACTAGGATTATTGGTTGATGACAGTATAATAGTAGTAGAAAATATTGTGGCCAAGCTGCGTAAAGGAAAGTCTAAATTAGAGGCCTCTATAGAAGGTACTAATCAGCTAATGGGAGCAATCATATCTGTTACCATTTGTATACTTCTTTCCTTTTTGCCATTGATGATCTTAGATGGAAGTACTGGCGATTTTATCAGGAGCTTACCTATGGCAGTGGTTTACACCATGTGCGGGTCCTTTTTTGTTTCAATAACACTAACTCCATTAATTTCAAAATATATCCTAAAAGAGGATCTGGGTGATAACAAATTCTATCGCTGGGTAATGCGCCTGAATGAGGGACCATTTCTTACAGTACTTCACAAATGTTTGAAATACCCAAAATCTACCCTCGTAATTGCCGCAGGACTCATTTTCATAGGTTTTCTTTTAATCAAAGTAATAGGCGTCACCTTCTTCCCTACCGCAGAAAAACCACAGTTTTATGTAGATATCACTTTACCGAAAGAAAAAAATATAGCTACCACTGATAGTGTAGTGCATTATGTGGAGGACCATTTAAAAAACTACCCTGAAATAACATCGGTGGCAAGTAATATTGGTAAAGGCAACCCTAAAATATACTACAATGTGGGGCAAGAACCTCAGAAAGCAAACTTTGCTGAAGTCTTTTGTGAAGTAGATGAATATCATAAAGACGATTTCAATGAAATGATAGTAAATATCAGGAAGGATTTTGCTCAATACCCTGCCGCAGATATTGAAATCAGAGAATTCATGCAAGGGCCACCCATAACTGATCCTATCGAAATAAGGATTCTCGGTGAAAATATAGACACATTACAAATGTTATCAGCCAAAGTAGCCGGATTGATGAAGGAGACCGAAGGAACATTATATGTAAATAATCCGATGGGAGAAACCAAAACTGACCTTAAAATTGAGGTAGATAATGACAAAGCTGCGGCTTTAGGAGTTACCTACGCGGAAATAGCGAAAACCATCCGCATGGCTTTCAATGGTATTCCTGTAGCAGATATTATGGGCACCAATGGCATAGATTATAACCCTAAAATCATGGTTCAATTGAACCCTGAAGAAGTAGAAGACTTCTCAGCATTTGAGCATATTAGAGTGTCATCTTTATCTGGAGAATTGGTTCCTTTTAAAGCCGTCTGCAACTGGCATTTTGAAAATGCTCCACCTGAAATTCAGCATTATAACCGAAGTAAAAGCGTAACAGTAACCTCCTCTACAGATGAAGGTTATTTAACAAGTAAGGTAAATGCTAAGATTCTGGAAAAGATTAAAGCTATGGATTGGCCTGCTCATTATTCATACGAAGTGGGAGGAGAGCAGGAAAAGCAAAAAGAGAGCTTTGGTGGATTAGCCACTAATATGCTCATCGCTATTTTTGCTATAGCAGCAGTTTTAATTTTGGCCTTTCATGGAATTAAAGGCACCTTAATTGTTGCCTCAGCTATACCTTTAGGCATGTTCGGTGCCGTGGTGGCCTTATGGATTTTTGGTTATTCACTATCCTTCACAGCTTTTATTGGTATGGTAACTCTTGTGGGGCTTGAAGTGAAAAACACCATTATCATTGTAGATTTCACTAATCAAATGCGGGCTGCGGGCCATTCCATAGATGAGGCCATAGAGCTGGCTCGGGAAGAGCGTTTCACTCCTATCTTTCTAACCACATTAACAGCGGTTTTTGCTTTAATTCCTTTGGTTATTGAAAGGTCAGACTTCTTCTCGCCATTGGCACTGGTCCTTATTGGCGGCTTATTAAGCTCGTTATTCCTAACCAGGTTTGTAGAGCCTGTTCTATATAAATTACTAATGAAATAA
- a CDS encoding efflux RND transporter periplasmic adaptor subunit encodes MNQQNIFKTWLFFIFILCICSCSKEKTTKEPAITRVETITPKKGSWNTAIEASGVIGNDTQLSLSFKTGGLAEKVYTNQGDFVSKGALIAVLNTTELDAQIGQSNLKINKLKRDLARAEILLKDTIATLQQVQDLQTELDVAEEEKRSLLFNKSQTVLKAPRSGFIIDQQLSEGEYKNPGSPVVTIGSKDSDSNEEWTFTAGVTDQDRVHLKEGQAVTLTLTVFADKTFKGNIERLSSVPNSKTGTYEVVVSFTAPEEEIVYGLTGKLHIPLTNPTEYYQIPVEAFVTMENNLKGSVYLVDDNKKVKAKQLHILDVAKENVTVSETLSEETKIIITGKSKVRPGQHIEIVK; translated from the coding sequence ATGAATCAACAAAATATATTCAAAACATGGCTGTTTTTCATCTTCATCTTATGTATTTGTTCTTGTTCAAAAGAAAAGACTACCAAGGAACCTGCCATTACCAGGGTAGAAACCATTACCCCAAAAAAGGGATCATGGAACACTGCTATTGAGGCCAGTGGTGTAATTGGTAATGACACACAACTTAGCCTGTCTTTCAAAACAGGTGGCTTGGCAGAAAAAGTATATACCAACCAGGGAGATTTTGTTTCGAAAGGTGCGCTAATAGCTGTATTAAATACTACAGAGCTGGATGCCCAGATAGGTCAAAGCAACCTGAAAATCAATAAATTAAAAAGAGATCTGGCTAGAGCTGAGATATTGCTAAAAGATACTATTGCTACACTACAACAGGTTCAGGATTTACAGACCGAACTAGATGTGGCTGAGGAAGAAAAAAGAAGTCTGTTATTTAATAAATCTCAAACTGTATTAAAAGCTCCACGCTCAGGCTTCATTATAGATCAACAGCTTTCTGAAGGAGAATATAAAAACCCAGGGAGTCCGGTGGTTACTATTGGAAGTAAAGATTCCGATTCTAATGAAGAATGGACTTTTACAGCTGGCGTAACTGATCAGGATCGAGTTCACTTAAAAGAAGGCCAAGCTGTTACCCTCACATTAACTGTCTTTGCTGATAAAACCTTTAAAGGCAACATCGAAAGATTATCATCTGTCCCTAATTCAAAGACGGGCACGTATGAAGTAGTGGTTTCATTTACCGCCCCCGAAGAGGAAATAGTATACGGGCTCACAGGTAAACTGCACATACCATTAACGAATCCCACAGAATACTATCAAATTCCAGTAGAGGCTTTTGTTACTATGGAAAACAATTTAAAAGGATCAGTTTATCTGGTAGATGATAACAAAAAGGTAAAGGCAAAGCAACTGCACATATTAGATGTGGCTAAAGAAAATGTAACAGTAAGTGAAACACTTTCTGAGGAAACGAAAATTATTATAACCGGAAAATCAAAAGTGAGACCGGGTCAACATATAGAAATAGTGAAGTGA
- a CDS encoding glycoside hydrolase family 31 protein: protein MENQNESQVNQQADGFEGNYIENFQGKAKEEEFFPGSITSYEKIEEHMLMFYGEQSSLELTVISDYILKFRFAHDGYFEDDFSYAIDPAYNFTPAQFDMAETKDEFVISTSKITCHLFKDSFRTKITDKAGNLIVEDEKGYHWKDEKKYGGNVVVTTKVCRDDEQFYGLGDKSTRLNLRDGRFELWGTDCYGYTQDTDPVYKNIPFYLGLHNNIGYGIFLDNSFRTFFDFGGERHGATSFWAQGGEMRYYFIYGPELMSVSERYTMLTGRPELPPMWALGYQQSKWSYYPESTVRELALKFREMQIPCDVIHLDIDYMNGYRCFTWDKTRFPDPAKMIADLRTQGFKIVVIIDPGIKVDKNYFVYKQGMDNDYFCIRADGPKMKGSVWPGPCYFPDFTNPKVRTWWASLYEGLMNDDGVAGVWNDMNEPAVFEEGSFPRDVRHDYDGHPCSHRKGHNVYGMQMARATYEGQKQFLKPQNKRPFTISRSGYAGLQRFASVWTGDNMATWDHLRIANTQCQRLSASGISFAGSDVGGFIGTPSGELYVRWVQMATFHPFFRTHSSGDHGDKEPWVFEKEFTDIVKKFIEFRYQLLPYIYTVFWQYAERGTPMLKSLHMVTQGDVQSYYREEEFLLGDHILVCPMSLESSIKRAVYLPKGKWYNYWNNEVSEGGQEIQVVASLQEIPLFIKAGSVIPLQPKMQYTGQISFDQLDLLVYYTEGSYSTELYEDAGEGYDYVDGDKSLKTFTVDNEKDIFKLTQSVEGDFSTLYESYKVTFFGIDKPKKVTVDGKSIDVEKDEDGNFYVNVLKDFNQISVHKTK from the coding sequence ATGGAAAATCAAAATGAAAGTCAAGTAAACCAACAAGCAGATGGCTTTGAAGGTAATTATATTGAAAATTTTCAGGGTAAAGCTAAAGAAGAGGAGTTCTTTCCCGGCTCCATTACTTCTTACGAGAAAATAGAAGAACATATGTTAATGTTTTACGGCGAGCAGTCATCATTAGAGCTCACCGTAATATCTGACTATATATTAAAGTTCCGTTTTGCCCATGATGGTTATTTTGAAGATGACTTCTCATATGCCATAGATCCGGCATACAACTTTACTCCTGCCCAGTTTGATATGGCAGAGACTAAGGATGAGTTTGTCATTTCTACCAGTAAAATCACCTGTCATCTTTTTAAAGACTCTTTTAGGACAAAGATCACTGACAAAGCGGGCAACCTAATAGTGGAAGATGAAAAAGGCTACCACTGGAAAGATGAAAAGAAATATGGAGGTAATGTAGTAGTTACAACCAAAGTATGCCGTGATGATGAACAGTTTTATGGTTTAGGAGACAAATCCACCAGACTGAACCTTCGTGATGGCCGCTTTGAATTATGGGGAACCGACTGCTACGGCTACACTCAAGACACAGATCCGGTATATAAAAACATACCTTTTTACCTTGGGCTGCACAATAATATCGGCTATGGTATTTTCCTGGATAACTCCTTTCGCACTTTCTTTGACTTTGGTGGAGAGAGACACGGAGCAACCAGCTTTTGGGCTCAAGGCGGGGAAATGCGCTATTATTTCATTTATGGCCCGGAGTTAATGAGTGTCAGTGAGCGCTACACCATGCTTACCGGTAGGCCAGAGCTCCCTCCTATGTGGGCCTTAGGCTATCAGCAAAGTAAATGGAGCTACTACCCGGAATCTACGGTAAGAGAGCTGGCTCTAAAGTTTAGAGAGATGCAAATTCCTTGTGATGTTATTCACCTGGATATTGATTATATGAACGGCTACCGCTGCTTCACCTGGGACAAAACACGTTTTCCTGATCCTGCTAAAATGATAGCTGACCTGAGAACTCAAGGCTTCAAAATAGTGGTGATCATAGATCCTGGAATAAAAGTAGATAAAAACTACTTTGTGTATAAACAGGGAATGGATAATGACTACTTCTGTATTCGTGCCGATGGTCCTAAAATGAAAGGCTCAGTATGGCCCGGGCCGTGCTACTTCCCGGATTTTACTAACCCTAAAGTAAGAACCTGGTGGGCCAGCCTCTATGAAGGCCTTATGAATGATGATGGCGTAGCCGGAGTATGGAATGATATGAACGAGCCCGCAGTGTTTGAAGAAGGCTCATTTCCAAGAGATGTGCGCCATGATTATGACGGGCACCCTTGCAGCCATAGAAAAGGACATAACGTTTATGGAATGCAAATGGCCAGAGCGACATATGAAGGCCAAAAGCAGTTTTTAAAACCACAAAACAAAAGACCTTTTACCATCAGCAGATCTGGTTACGCAGGTCTACAACGCTTTGCCTCTGTATGGACTGGTGATAACATGGCTACCTGGGATCACCTCAGAATAGCTAATACACAGTGTCAGCGACTGAGCGCCTCAGGAATATCATTTGCCGGCTCTGATGTGGGCGGCTTTATAGGTACTCCTTCAGGTGAACTGTATGTGCGCTGGGTGCAAATGGCCACCTTCCACCCTTTCTTCAGAACACACTCATCTGGTGATCATGGTGACAAAGAGCCGTGGGTATTTGAGAAAGAGTTTACCGATATAGTTAAAAAATTCATTGAATTCAGATACCAGCTGCTGCCTTACATTTATACGGTGTTCTGGCAATATGCAGAAAGAGGAACTCCCATGCTTAAATCACTGCATATGGTTACTCAAGGAGATGTGCAGAGCTATTACAGAGAAGAAGAATTTCTCTTAGGTGATCATATATTAGTTTGCCCTATGTCTTTGGAGTCTTCCATAAAAAGAGCCGTTTATCTGCCTAAAGGCAAATGGTATAACTATTGGAATAATGAAGTATCAGAAGGAGGACAAGAAATACAGGTAGTAGCCTCATTGCAGGAGATTCCTCTTTTCATTAAAGCCGGATCAGTAATTCCTCTCCAGCCAAAAATGCAATACACAGGACAGATCAGCTTTGATCAGCTTGACCTATTGGTGTATTACACAGAAGGCAGCTACTCCACCGAATTGTATGAAGATGCCGGTGAAGGCTACGATTATGTGGATGGAGACAAATCATTAAAAACTTTTACAGTAGATAATGAAAAAGACATATTTAAATTAACTCAGTCCGTAGAAGGTGACTTTAGCACTCTTTACGAGTCTTATAAAGTGACGTTTTTCGGAATAGACAAACCTAAAAAAGTAACGGTAGATGGAAAAAGTATCGATGTGGAGAAAGATGAAGATGGAAACTTCTACGTTAATGTTCTAAAAGATTTTAACCAAATTTCTGTACATAAAACCAAATAA